In the Octadecabacter sp. SW4 genome, one interval contains:
- a CDS encoding RnfABCDGE type electron transport complex subunit D, producing the protein MMRGLWDRETVALMLLAAYLPLALFWLFYGGAEALARLGLATLVIAVWHLVFMLARAQPPSLAALITALAVAMLAPVDLGVFRLVLGISFGVVMGELVFGGWGRNVVNPATVTLAFLGFGFPSFGWPGFDDPVIWAAIPAALIGVATGVLPFAVLAGALIVGVGVYAAGVPIDSEVWGGAALVLVLLVADPVTSAGTTLGRWLNGFAYGGFVLLFATGWGGAAPVQIAVAAALLTSLATSLFDEIAVNLWIAKRRRRHGRN; encoded by the coding sequence ATGATGCGGGGGCTTTGGGACCGTGAAACGGTGGCGCTGATGCTACTGGCCGCCTATTTGCCGCTGGCGTTGTTCTGGCTGTTTTATGGCGGGGCCGAGGCGCTCGCCCGTTTGGGTCTGGCCACGCTTGTGATAGCTGTCTGGCATCTGGTGTTCATGCTTGCGCGGGCACAGCCGCCGTCGCTGGCGGCGCTTATCACGGCTCTGGCGGTGGCGATGCTGGCCCCCGTGGATCTGGGCGTGTTCCGCCTCGTGCTGGGGATCAGTTTCGGCGTGGTGATGGGCGAGCTGGTGTTCGGTGGCTGGGGGCGCAACGTTGTCAATCCGGCGACGGTCACGCTGGCCTTTCTTGGCTTCGGTTTTCCCAGCTTTGGCTGGCCCGGTTTTGATGATCCGGTAATCTGGGCCGCAATTCCTGCAGCGCTGATCGGCGTCGCCACGGGCGTCCTGCCTTTCGCCGTTCTGGCGGGCGCATTGATTGTGGGTGTGGGCGTCTATGCGGCGGGCGTGCCCATTGACAGCGAGGTCTGGGGCGGTGCCGCGCTTGTGCTGGTGCTGCTGGTTGCCGATCCGGTGACCAGTGCCGGGACCACCCTGGGCCGCTGGCTGAACGGCTTTGCCTATGGCGGGTTTGTGCTGCTTTTTGCGACGGGCTGGGGCGGGGCGGCACCGGTGCAAATCGCGGTCGCGGCGGCGCTGCTGACGTCGCTGGCCACATCCCTTTTTGATGAAATCGCGGTCAATCTCTGGATCGCAAAACGCAGGAGGCGTCATGGCCGGAACTGA
- a CDS encoding Na(+)-translocating NADH-quinone reductase subunit A, protein MTPQFPSPPLDAADPEKMITQEAGIRTSVGQTLRISPLVAQDDLVAQGAPLACLRDAPDVQFVAPMAGRVARISLQPGRKLSEIVLFAETVGDVVEHASKSATSVTTLRKLMQAAGVWPWLRRRPFGGMPGAAERPAAIIVMAADTRPFAPDPRLALAGRQAAFGRGLQALTLLTDGAVFVCHARGAPLSDPIEGVQSIDTGVRHPQGSAGFCIHTLAPASVDTPVWDIHAEDVAALGDLLDSGVLPMTRLVRIAGAGLRSSRLVHTQAGADLRELTQRITTPGAHMALSGSPLDGHEAHWLAPRHRQVTVLPRPRNGAAPHWFKAALTQSALPKPVIPTAALTQAFGGAVPAVAFVRALSAGDDEMAIKLGVLSLLEEDLGLADYVLGGGADLAALLRGMLDRIRKELAP, encoded by the coding sequence TTGACCCCGCAATTTCCGTCGCCACCCCTTGATGCGGCGGACCCCGAAAAGATGATCACCCAAGAGGCGGGGATTCGCACTTCGGTTGGTCAAACCCTGCGCATATCGCCCCTTGTCGCCCAAGACGATCTTGTCGCGCAGGGCGCGCCGCTTGCCTGCCTGCGTGATGCGCCCGACGTGCAGTTTGTCGCGCCGATGGCGGGCCGTGTGGCGCGGATTTCACTGCAGCCGGGGCGCAAGCTGTCCGAAATCGTGCTGTTTGCCGAAACGGTAGGCGATGTTGTGGAACACGCCAGCAAAAGCGCCACATCAGTTACCACCCTGCGCAAGTTGATGCAGGCGGCGGGTGTTTGGCCCTGGCTGCGCCGCCGCCCCTTTGGCGGGATGCCCGGCGCTGCGGAACGCCCTGCGGCAATCATCGTCATGGCGGCTGACACACGGCCCTTTGCGCCCGATCCGCGGCTGGCGCTGGCAGGGCGGCAGGCGGCGTTCGGGCGGGGTTTGCAGGCGCTGACCCTGCTGACGGACGGCGCGGTTTTTGTCTGCCACGCGCGCGGCGCGCCATTGTCTGATCCGATCGAAGGGGTGCAATCGATCGACACAGGTGTGCGCCATCCGCAAGGGTCGGCGGGTTTTTGCATTCACACGCTTGCGCCTGCGTCGGTCGATACGCCCGTCTGGGATATCCACGCCGAAGATGTGGCGGCCTTGGGGGATTTGCTGGACAGCGGGGTCTTGCCCATGACCCGCCTTGTGCGCATTGCGGGCGCGGGCCTGCGTTCCAGTCGGCTGGTCCATACCCAAGCGGGTGCCGACCTGCGCGAACTGACCCAGCGTATCACCACGCCGGGCGCGCATATGGCGCTGTCAGGATCGCCGCTGGACGGGCACGAGGCCCATTGGCTGGCACCGCGTCACCGGCAGGTCACTGTCTTGCCACGCCCCCGAAATGGCGCAGCCCCGCATTGGTTCAAAGCGGCCCTGACGCAGTCGGCCTTGCCCAAACCGGTGATCCCGACCGCGGCCTTGACGCAGGCCTTTGGCGGTGCCGTTCCGGCGGTGGCGTTTGTGCGCGCGCTCAGCGCGGGCGACGATGAAATGGCGATAAAACTGGGCGTTCTGTCGCTGCTCGAGGAAGACCTTGGTCTGGCCGATTATGTGCTGGGCGGCGGGGCGGATCTGGCCGCGTTGCTGCGCGGCATGCTTGATCGGATCCGCAAGGAACTGGCGCCATGA
- a CDS encoding cytochrome c3 family protein → MKFFSQICASLLALTLVLVLVLDARSVVSQTADADGAADENVIPFALPQTGPFTPADISIDNDEAIANWFRSAHADAAAEAFRHWDEDEEIAPACATCHSGEGFRAFHGLDGSEPGVVEGPIDVGGVVDCGTCHNAGLADITEVAFPSGLMHPVQGVEASCMTCHQGRTAGVTVRAAITDMDLDTANAELRFVNPHYATAAATWLGGYGGAGYQYDGRDYSGRFFHARPVSSCNSCHEPHTLEVAFEPCLTCHQGESPQDIRIARQSYDGSGDTSVGISSDIQANAALLLDSVKSYAADIAGVPMVYDGNSYPYFFTDANGDGVIDQSDGRNVAYNGWTPRSLRAAYNWKLVTSDPGNYAHNPHYALELLYDSIEDLSAPLGIDMATLNLLR, encoded by the coding sequence ATGAAATTTTTTTCTCAGATTTGTGCCAGCCTCTTGGCTTTAACCCTGGTTTTGGTCCTCGTGCTTGATGCCCGCAGCGTTGTCAGCCAGACTGCGGACGCTGACGGGGCCGCGGACGAAAATGTCATTCCCTTTGCCCTGCCGCAAACCGGACCATTCACGCCCGCCGATATCAGCATCGACAACGACGAGGCGATCGCCAACTGGTTCCGCTCGGCCCATGCTGATGCCGCCGCCGAGGCCTTTCGCCACTGGGATGAGGACGAGGAAATCGCCCCCGCCTGCGCCACCTGCCACTCGGGCGAGGGGTTCCGCGCATTCCACGGCCTGGACGGCAGTGAACCCGGGGTTGTCGAGGGTCCGATTGATGTGGGCGGCGTTGTCGATTGCGGCACCTGCCACAATGCGGGCCTTGCCGACATTACCGAAGTCGCCTTTCCAAGCGGATTGATGCACCCCGTTCAGGGCGTCGAGGCGTCCTGCATGACATGCCATCAGGGCCGCACTGCGGGCGTGACCGTGCGCGCGGCAATCACTGACATGGATCTGGATACGGCGAATGCCGAACTGCGCTTTGTGAACCCGCATTACGCCACAGCCGCCGCCACATGGCTGGGCGGGTATGGTGGCGCGGGCTATCAATATGACGGGCGCGACTATTCCGGTCGCTTCTTCCACGCCCGCCCGGTTTCAAGCTGTAATTCCTGTCACGAACCGCACACATTGGAGGTCGCGTTCGAACCCTGCCTGACCTGTCATCAGGGCGAAAGCCCGCAAGACATCCGCATCGCACGGCAAAGCTATGACGGCAGCGGCGACACGTCGGTGGGCATCAGCTCGGATATTCAGGCCAACGCGGCACTGTTGCTGGATTCGGTAAAATCCTATGCGGCCGACATTGCGGGCGTGCCGATGGTCTATGACGGCAACAGCTACCCCTACTTCTTTACTGACGCGAATGGCGATGGTGTCATTGACCAAAGTGATGGGCGCAATGTGGCCTATAACGGCTGGACACCACGCAGTCTGCGCGCGGCCTATAACTGGAAGCTGGTCACCTCTGATCCGGGCAATTATGCGCACAACCCGCACTACGCGCTTGAACTGCTCTATGACTCGATCGAGGATCTGAGCGCGCCCCTGGGCATCGACATGGCCACCCTCAACCTGCTGAGATAG
- a CDS encoding cation:proton antiporter, producing MEQPLLLMTLGVLFLGGLVADQIGRYTRLPRVTLLLLLGLAVGPAGLGLLPDASAQWFAPISDVALTMVAFLLGGELTRENLARHGRAISAISLSVVLATTAIVWAGLSLMGMDPRLALLLGAIATATDPAAIADVIRQSGIRNGFSETLNGIVAIDDVWGLIVFSICLALVDQSGGWAGPLIGAGRDIGGAVLLGAIIGVPSAYLTGRLKAGEPLQTEAIGVVFLTAGLAIWLEVSFLVAGMTAGALIANLARHHARAFHEIENIEWPFMLLFFVLAGASLEVEALRSLGWIALAYMALRIVSRVVGGEIGERIGGVPPAQAHAFGPALMPQAGVAVGMALVAAETLPEWEAVIMTLTIAATVFFEIVGPPATYFALRHVSRGR from the coding sequence ATGGAACAACCGCTTTTGCTTATGACGCTGGGCGTGCTTTTCCTTGGCGGGCTGGTGGCGGATCAGATCGGGCGTTACACCCGGTTGCCCCGCGTGACCCTGTTGTTGTTGTTGGGGCTGGCGGTGGGGCCAGCTGGCCTTGGACTGCTGCCAGATGCATCGGCCCAATGGTTCGCACCCATATCCGACGTCGCACTGACGATGGTTGCCTTCCTGCTGGGAGGCGAGTTGACGCGCGAAAACCTGGCGCGCCACGGGCGGGCGATATCGGCAATCTCGCTAAGTGTGGTTCTGGCAACCACGGCGATTGTCTGGGCAGGCCTGTCGCTGATGGGGATGGACCCGCGCCTTGCACTGCTGCTGGGGGCAATCGCCACCGCCACCGATCCGGCAGCGATTGCCGATGTGATCCGCCAGTCCGGGATCCGCAACGGGTTCAGCGAAACCCTGAACGGGATCGTCGCGATTGATGATGTCTGGGGGCTGATCGTGTTCAGCATCTGCCTTGCGCTGGTCGATCAATCGGGCGGTTGGGCCGGACCGTTGATCGGTGCCGGGCGCGACATTGGCGGCGCTGTCTTGCTGGGTGCGATCATCGGTGTGCCGTCGGCCTATCTGACGGGGCGATTGAAAGCCGGTGAACCCCTCCAGACCGAGGCCATCGGCGTTGTCTTTCTGACTGCGGGCCTTGCGATCTGGCTCGAGGTCTCCTTCCTTGTGGCGGGCATGACCGCAGGCGCGCTGATCGCCAATCTTGCGCGCCACCATGCGCGCGCTTTTCACGAAATCGAAAATATCGAATGGCCGTTCATGCTGCTGTTCTTTGTGCTCGCCGGGGCGTCGCTTGAAGTGGAGGCGCTGCGGTCGCTGGGCTGGATTGCGCTGGCCTATATGGCACTGCGGATCGTTTCACGCGTTGTGGGGGGTGAGATCGGAGAGCGCATCGGTGGGGTGCCCCCCGCGCAGGCCCATGCCTTTGGCCCTGCCCTGATGCCACAGGCAGGCGTTGCCGTCGGCATGGCGCTGGTCGCGGCCGAAACCCTGCCCGAATGGGAAGCGGTGATCATGACACTGACCATCGCCGCGACAGTGTTCTTTGAAATTGTCGGGCCGCCCGCTACCTATTTCGCGTTGCGCCACGTTTCACGCGGACGCTAG
- a CDS encoding bile acid:sodium symporter family protein, with protein sequence MATSRREAIAARGLWVIGDNIMNGLDGTGIDAVMLNFSPTSLQILNAVLAIVMFSIAIDLKPSDFNKLLRAPKALLTGLFSQFLVLPALTFGIVLVTTPPPSIALGLILVAACPGGNISNFITHRAGGNSALSVSMTAFATVVAIFLTPFNIALWGSLYAPTRAILRETAIDPVSVAVTVGVMLVLPLCLGVLLNMKRPEVTARLRTPLQFLSMGIFVAFVVLALAANWSLFVQFAGAVALLVLLHNAVALVGGYATATVMGLSDFDRRAVMIETGIQNSGLGLILIFGFFSGLGGMAVVAAFWGIWHAISGIVMAIYLARTKVA encoded by the coding sequence ATGGCGACATCGCGCCGCGAGGCAATAGCGGCGCGCGGGCTTTGGGTGATCGGGGACAATATCATGAACGGTCTGGACGGCACCGGCATTGACGCGGTCATGCTGAACTTTTCGCCCACGAGCCTGCAAATCCTGAATGCCGTGCTGGCGATCGTCATGTTTTCAATCGCGATCGACCTTAAGCCGTCAGATTTCAACAAACTGCTGCGCGCGCCCAAGGCCTTGCTGACAGGGTTGTTTTCCCAGTTTTTGGTCTTGCCAGCGTTGACGTTTGGGATCGTGCTGGTGACCACGCCGCCGCCTTCGATTGCGCTGGGCTTGATACTGGTCGCCGCCTGTCCGGGCGGGAATATCTCGAATTTCATCACCCACCGGGCGGGCGGAAATTCTGCCCTTTCGGTGTCGATGACGGCCTTTGCGACGGTCGTGGCAATCTTTTTGACACCGTTCAATATCGCGCTTTGGGGCAGTCTCTATGCGCCAACCCGCGCGATTCTTCGCGAAACTGCGATTGATCCGGTTTCGGTGGCGGTGACGGTCGGTGTCATGCTGGTATTGCCGTTGTGCCTTGGGGTGCTGCTCAATATGAAACGGCCCGAGGTGACGGCGCGGTTGCGCACGCCGCTTCAGTTTCTGTCGATGGGGATATTCGTTGCCTTTGTGGTCCTGGCGCTGGCGGCAAATTGGTCGCTGTTCGTGCAATTTGCCGGGGCGGTGGCCTTGCTGGTGCTGTTGCACAATGCCGTGGCCTTGGTCGGGGGATACGCGACGGCGACGGTGATGGGCCTGTCCGATTTTGACCGGCGCGCGGTGATGATCGAAACCGGTATCCAGAATTCCGGCCTTGGTCTGATCCTGATCTTCGGATTTTTCAGCGGCTTGGGCGGGATGGCGGTGGTTGCCGCGTTCTGGGGGATCTGGCACGCGATTTCCGGGATCGTCATGGCGATCTATCTGGCGCGCACCAAAGTGGCGTGA
- a CDS encoding 1-acyl-sn-glycerol-3-phosphate acyltransferase, translating into MDDLLRARLRIPHGAGLRLRALRGLMASVDAVNRAVTGQSFFALRETEQVLIDLDGRTGPDLVAALLARNGGTQLRAHGLKHVPAKGAVVIGATHPIGTFDFIAHAGVLLDHRPDLKVVANREAERFLGTDRIIAVDLDRKDNVLTARHTREGMQAHLDAGGALLVFGSGRVPDMVGGMLVEPPWRSGITRMSAASGAPIVPASIDARNSRHYYRTRKLARMASGGNDDFGRAVASLRYASELFGKLGGQYDLHYGPIQPPGTAPDNLQRLAEGLVTGLYRK; encoded by the coding sequence ATGGACGACCTCTTGCGCGCGCGGCTACGCATTCCCCACGGCGCTGGGCTGCGCTTGCGGGCGTTGCGGGGGCTGATGGCTTCGGTGGATGCGGTCAATCGCGCGGTGACGGGGCAGTCTTTCTTTGCCCTGCGCGAGACCGAACAGGTCTTGATTGATCTTGACGGGCGCACGGGACCGGACCTTGTCGCGGCCCTATTGGCGCGAAATGGCGGGACGCAGTTGCGCGCGCATGGCCTCAAGCATGTGCCAGCCAAAGGCGCTGTCGTGATCGGCGCCACCCACCCCATCGGCACCTTTGATTTCATCGCCCATGCCGGTGTCCTGCTGGATCACCGACCCGATCTCAAGGTTGTGGCCAACCGCGAGGCCGAAAGGTTCCTGGGCACTGACCGGATCATCGCCGTGGATCTGGACCGCAAGGACAATGTGTTGACGGCGCGCCACACCCGCGAAGGGATGCAGGCGCACCTGGACGCTGGCGGGGCTTTATTGGTGTTCGGGTCGGGGCGCGTGCCCGATATGGTTGGCGGGATGCTGGTTGAACCGCCCTGGCGGTCGGGCATCACCCGCATGTCCGCAGCAAGCGGGGCACCCATCGTGCCCGCGTCAATCGACGCCCGCAATTCGCGCCACTATTACCGCACCCGCAAGCTGGCGCGGATGGCAAGCGGTGGGAATGATGATTTCGGGCGCGCCGTGGCCTCGCTGCGTTATGCATCCGAGCTGTTTGGCAAACTTGGCGGCCAGTATGACCTGCACTATGGGCCGATCCAGCCACCCGGCACCGCCCCCGACAATCTGCAACGGCTGGCCGAGGGGCTGGTTACCGGACTTTACCGCAAATAG
- a CDS encoding response regulator transcription factor produces the protein MFINSEPPAKTVSGLFVGNPLSFSDSVLRLADMEMPCLGFTRAASLHDLLFMSDDRAEPVCIIIIDETMLGELIEVMPELRARFPHANIAMAYRDDAIARRLIAVIKDTPRVGQIGLLPMKLHVDSWLSVLRLLVCGENYVPADLMAQAPAVDAQTAHVPENTAEDADAVHLTEREMQVLRSAAEGKQNKIIADELKLSQHTIKLHMHHIIAKLGVHNRTEAAVWFLDQGQRGH, from the coding sequence ATGTTTATCAATTCTGAACCACCTGCGAAAACTGTCAGCGGTTTGTTCGTTGGAAACCCGCTCAGCTTTTCGGACAGCGTGCTTCGGCTGGCGGATATGGAAATGCCCTGTCTTGGGTTTACCCGGGCCGCATCGTTGCATGACCTGTTGTTCATGAGCGACGACAGGGCAGAGCCTGTCTGCATCATCATCATTGATGAAACCATGCTGGGTGAACTGATCGAGGTCATGCCAGAGCTGCGCGCGCGTTTCCCGCACGCCAATATCGCTATGGCCTATCGCGACGATGCGATCGCACGGCGGTTGATCGCCGTGATCAAGGATACGCCGCGCGTCGGCCAGATTGGGCTGCTTCCCATGAAGCTGCATGTGGATAGCTGGCTGTCGGTGCTGCGCCTGCTGGTCTGCGGTGAAAACTATGTGCCTGCCGACCTGATGGCGCAGGCCCCCGCTGTCGATGCGCAAACCGCGCATGTTCCCGAAAACACTGCGGAAGACGCGGACGCGGTGCATCTGACCGAGCGCGAAATGCAGGTTCTGCGCTCGGCGGCGGAAGGCAAGCAGAACAAGATCATCGCGGATGAACTCAAGCTGTCTCAGCATACCATCAAGCTGCACATGCATCATATCATCGCCAAGCTGGGCGTGCACAACCGGACCGAAGCGGCCGTTTGGTTTCTGGATCAAGGGCAACGCGGGCATTGA
- a CDS encoding type I secretion protein ATPase has translation MDKVTEMVAHMIGIFHITLEEERMRDVYDKFSALKAKDPDLDDTQAVALRFSAKYDLGDFNPGLIYVPFAPAGPFVSSPDPLFFDALFPVWYQSPFYGLAANTVPAAFPLFGAGRPLLTLEPPSSVVVLTYQSAFLYDNDTLRMTDSGIEFVDPAVFLAELQQYEMIATAIAAPVSAKMVAPGETVTEDAIALHAQVGSTAPTTLTGVAATVLHGVDAIGLHVNGEAAEEAPELADLMPAFMAPDDAEETATDDEDASDSTSEDAADDAAADYEFPDPFEGLGGSSTDNSLFEVDEGHLVVSGGNLVVNEVSITTAWLDASVISVMGDVVNLNMISQINVLVDHDLGSIGEVVGSVAMNAATFAFTSTAPVPEEGAEASEDTGDLGLPVNWAVTRIDGDLFSVNQVSQYTFQTDNDIAEITFNGSNTYIGLGDNTVINLTNLSELGFGYDLIVVGGSMISINWINQINVMIDNDTMTYSGMTPTSMLGGDNLLFNGASITSSGVDAYGEMQDNFASAADSFAQGATSINAGLAQDSVFEGIDILRVLYIEGDYTTINWIEQTNVLGDSDQVHLALDDFTAQNGGEVNVITGSNATINLATITDYGVDSNVMVGGEVYDDALLYQAELIDTDADPLGVDMPALASEAVVFLADDMLTPDNGPVDVPIVATAPESTASPDMMQTMLA, from the coding sequence ATGGACAAAGTGACCGAAATGGTCGCCCACATGATCGGCATTTTCCACATCACGCTGGAAGAAGAGCGGATGCGCGATGTCTATGACAAGTTCAGCGCTCTCAAGGCCAAAGATCCCGACCTCGATGATACCCAGGCCGTCGCGCTGCGCTTTAGTGCCAAATATGATCTTGGCGATTTCAACCCCGGTCTGATCTATGTCCCCTTTGCACCCGCTGGCCCGTTTGTCAGCTCACCCGACCCGCTTTTCTTTGATGCACTTTTCCCTGTGTGGTATCAGTCCCCGTTCTACGGTCTGGCGGCGAATACCGTGCCGGCAGCCTTTCCGCTTTTTGGTGCCGGACGTCCGCTTCTGACGCTCGAACCACCCTCAAGCGTGGTCGTTCTCACATATCAAAGCGCCTTTCTCTACGACAACGACACCCTGCGCATGACCGACTCCGGGATCGAGTTTGTCGACCCCGCCGTGTTCCTGGCCGAGCTGCAGCAATACGAAATGATCGCGACAGCCATCGCCGCCCCCGTGAGCGCCAAGATGGTCGCCCCCGGCGAAACCGTCACCGAAGACGCGATCGCCCTGCACGCGCAAGTGGGCTCCACAGCCCCCACGACATTGACCGGGGTCGCGGCGACCGTGCTGCACGGGGTCGATGCGATTGGCCTGCATGTGAACGGCGAAGCCGCCGAGGAAGCCCCCGAGCTTGCGGATTTGATGCCCGCCTTCATGGCGCCCGATGATGCGGAAGAAACCGCCACGGATGACGAAGACGCGAGCGATAGCACGTCCGAGGATGCGGCTGATGACGCCGCCGCCGACTATGAGTTTCCCGACCCTTTCGAAGGGCTTGGCGGCAGCAGCACCGATAACAGCCTGTTCGAAGTGGACGAGGGCCATCTGGTCGTGTCCGGGGGTAACCTTGTCGTCAACGAGGTCTCGATCACGACGGCCTGGCTGGACGCCTCTGTCATTTCGGTGATGGGCGATGTCGTAAATCTGAACATGATTTCGCAGATCAACGTGCTGGTCGATCATGACTTGGGCAGCATCGGCGAGGTTGTCGGATCCGTGGCAATGAACGCCGCAACCTTCGCGTTCACAAGCACCGCCCCGGTGCCCGAAGAGGGCGCTGAAGCCTCCGAAGATACGGGCGATCTGGGCTTGCCCGTTAACTGGGCAGTGACGCGGATCGATGGCGATCTGTTCAGCGTCAATCAGGTATCCCAATACACATTCCAGACCGACAACGACATTGCCGAGATCACCTTTAACGGCTCCAATACCTACATCGGGCTGGGCGACAACACCGTGATCAACCTTACCAATCTGTCCGAACTGGGCTTTGGCTATGACCTGATCGTCGTCGGGGGCAGCATGATTTCGATCAACTGGATCAATCAGATCAATGTGATGATCGACAACGATACCATGACCTATTCCGGCATGACCCCAACCAGCATGCTGGGCGGTGACAACCTGCTGTTCAACGGCGCAAGCATCACCAGTTCCGGCGTCGATGCCTACGGCGAAATGCAGGACAATTTCGCCAGCGCCGCCGATAGTTTTGCCCAAGGCGCGACCAGTATCAACGCCGGCCTCGCCCAGGACAGCGTCTTTGAAGGCATCGATATCCTGCGCGTCCTTTATATCGAGGGCGATTATACGACGATCAACTGGATCGAACAGACCAACGTGCTGGGCGATAGCGATCAGGTGCATCTGGCCCTTGATGATTTCACCGCGCAAAACGGTGGTGAAGTGAATGTCATCACAGGATCGAACGCTACCATAAACCTGGCCACCATCACCGACTACGGGGTCGATTCAAACGTCATGGTGGGCGGTGAAGTCTATGATGATGCCCTCCTATATCAGGCCGAGTTGATCGACACCGACGCCGATCCGCTGGGTGTGGACATGCCCGCGCTTGCGTCAGAGGCGGTCGTATTTCTGGCCGATGACATGCTGACGCCAGACAACGGCCCGGTCGATGTGCCGATTGTGGCGACAGCACCCGAAAGCACCGCATCACCGGATATGATGCAAACAATGCTCGCCTAA